The genomic stretch ATTATGATGGGAATCCTGtggagggaagagccttctttgaAAATATACAGGGAGGTATTGTATCACTAACtggtacttcatctcttcccaagtcctaggctcatgtcctcgaactcggagtcgcttttcatggactctccaccaatctctaATATGACCAATCAACCGGAAACaaacaacttgaagcttttgtgtctctgtcaacttataatagtcaaaatattcctccagagaatctaaccaatcaaggatgtagaatgtatccctttgtcTAGCGAAATAACGAACTGATGGAACCATCTTCTGTTAGGCCCTGAtagattgtttggagctttcttcaaccgtagctctgataccacttaatgcaggagtagattacaagtaactaactccgcagttaataaccccaaacaataaaaataggagcaagaaacaaagaaataataacatcaaataaaccctcaaggatacaatacccatataggagcaaaaccagcccaaaacccaacccgataggagaaagaaagaccttctatagagctggaaagagaaaggtgcggctaggtttgtgggagtccgattgagctgtacttttgggtgtagatagtccctagggagggcacaaaaacccccaaatatgaagggcttctgacggctggtcatggagttacgcactttcttgattttcagacctaagagagagaatgtgaagaattctgcaagaacgtcaacttgtcttcttcagataaccttcaagagaggatcgattgatcttcttagagtatagaaccagtcctccaaaggatctgtagatcagatctcaaacttgggtagcaatgagggtcgattggcttcaagaacaagaactctttggctggctgattctgattttgtatgctttaacaggtctgaacttttaataacaataaatagaaaataaaaatagaaaaagaagaatcgatggggggttgagaagggtgaaagagaataaaagaatgggtatcacacccctcaaaggtttaggcatctcacctctcaataccaacttttttagctaaagagtaatcactcaataattcattaatTCAAAACTCtcattatgagtacataggctcctctatttatagaaggaAAAGTAGCAATTAAACtacttaggagctagtttcccaataggactagacactcctactacaactaggagctagtttcccaataggactagacactcctactacaactaagaattcaaaataggactaggacttgactttatgactccaacatggagtagaactaactaattaatagtccatataggactttacaaccgaccaatggcctaatgggcctttattgaattaaatagcaactaactaaactaatgaattaaatcccgtttttctaccttctacccatattttaggcccattaaagtggcccatttcaaagaaaacccatgggatcaaaggcccaacacatatataacacaacccaaggtttatttgcaataaaataagcccaagtgacttatctacatcaccatCAGAATCAACATGCTGAAGGAGAAACAATTTggccatcttcttgagcttaactTAGGGAAGATCTTTAGCGGGATGGAACTTAATGGTTTTGTTGCTGTGTTTGAAACAACAAGTATTTGCATAGCCATAGTGTTGTAccttcttatcaaacaaccacaGTTGACCAAGAAGAATATGGCACACCTCTAGAAGGAGAACATTGCATTGAACAGGATCCACAAATCCACCAGTAAAATATGCGAgcacaaaacccaattcaatTTCTTATTCAATCACCTTGTGTCAAACATTGGGTACACGTAagtatttaaagagaaaataaaattcctatataGACTCTGAAAAGGAAACAAGTTGTAAAACGACTCTAACTCCTATGTATCCTACTTCAGAAATAAtagacaaaataaaataaataaaccaattCCAACCCTTGCTGGACCAAAAGcccgggttggaccggttcagCCTGGGTTTGGGCTTCAAAAGCCGGTCTTGTGCATCAAAGAAAGTGCAGAATAAAGAACTGTTAGGTATCAGGATACACATTTATTACCGTTTTTGTTGATCATATCCTGCAATATTATCCCATGATATCTCATTGTCCAATACTCCATGGGATCCATTGAGTCCAAAAATTCTCACTCCCATGGCCTCCAATGCAGACGCTGATTTTTCAGCTGAAGGTGTACGTTCATTATATGGTTTGTTTTGTGGTCCTCTGGTTCTTCTCTCCAATGCACTCCTCGCAGTCATCTTTCCACCAGCTAATTTCAGTGCAGACACCAAAGCATCAAGCTCCTTCTCACTGAAGCTCCCCTGCTTTATGAACTCAATTTCCTGAAATAATCAGCTCATATGAGAAACAAGTATGATCTAAATATATAATAGCAATGTATCATTTAAGCAAAATATAATAATGTCAAGatatagaaaaggaaaattggagatataactGCATTATCAGAGCTGATAAGTGACTGAAATATGAGGATGCATAAATCTCCCTCACGTTCATCCTTGTCATTTGAAACTTCCCTTTCTCCTTCAacttccttttgtttttctgtGCGCCTCAACGTTATTTGCCAGGCAACCTTACtggaacagaaaaataaataaataaatcaaacaaaataaGTTTCAGAAAAAGCCAGGCACCAAATAAATGATGGAAGCCCTAAAGAGGCATGTCAACGTTATATGGGTTTTGTTCACCCAAAgagggaaacaaattaaaaaaaaaagaaaaaggctttCAGGATTAAGGTTAGGATCCAAAAGTCATTGCGAAATTTGGTGCTAGGGTTAATTGAATTAGTGTCATTATGGAAGAAAATTGGCTGGCCACTCAGCGTATAAGGGTTTCTGACAGAATCACAGTTAAGGTCAGATACTGTCCAATATTGGTAAAATTTGCTATAAGTTAACTTAAGTTGAGCCATCATGGCAGAAAATAAGCTCTCCAATCAGTGTAGTTGATATGATATTATTAATTGAACTATTTAGCAAGATCAAGGTCAAAGAGATTCTGAAGGAATTAGGGACTTTGAGTTCTAAGGTTGATAAAAGCAGATTTGAGTTGTGAATGAGTGctgaaaacaattaaaaaaaaaatcacatggaCATGGCCATTCAAACGCATTTAAGGGGATTTATGTTAACACCAAATGAGCAGCAAAGCAAGTCAATTTTACTTCCCCTTTATTAATAACAAAATCACAAGATGACCCAATGCATTCTCATCCTTTGCAGCCATACCCTATTCATATGCCAGTTCAAACTCGTTCTTTTGGACACGAAAACCAAAAATAATCTCAAGACAACTTGAAAAGTATGTTTGGCCAcaaattaaatgtaaaattgaaccaaaacaaTGTCAGCATTGCACATTTAAATTTgattccaaaaccccaaaaattccAATGATACCTAGTCCtagaatactttttttttttgatacccagGGTGTCCGGATCGTTGACCTGACTAGTCCTAGAATACCCTCAAAATggacaaaaggaaaaatgagtGCCTACTCCTATGGCCACATATTTACTTGTtaaagaaagggggaagtaattCCATTTGGCTGGATCTGGTCCACTAGATCCACCAAAGCCTCCATGTGCACCCGCACTTTATCACTCTCCATGTACATatcctaaaaaatattttatcttCAGCTAACAATTATCCATAATCCAGAAAACTGATCACATGCTCCAAACAGTACAAATGGCCCAGTCCTTTGAACTAGGTGGTCCGTTGAATAGCCATGAATCTTTGAGGAAAGATGGTTTTGGGTGAAAGATGGTTTTGGGTGTTCTGACACCCACCCAGACCTGGTAGCCAATAGCTTAAGTGGCCGGCCAAGGGTTGGGTGAAATCCATTAACACCAGCATAACAGAACAAAAGCAATTAACACTAGGATTCTACAAAAAAGATGTTctatttcacaaaaaaaaatatatatatatatatatatatattttataacgAAAGGTATCGCCACATCCTTTGGATACCTACGGGCCCCCAGAAGCCATTTCCATTCTGAAGAGGGTGGGAACCCCAAGGAAGAAACAAGGGTGGTGCCAAGGGGATTTGAACCCAGGTAAGACGCTTCTTGAGGCATTTAACCCACTATGTACACCAATGGATCAACTCCACTTGGGTAAGTAACAATATTTACATAGCCTAACTGAGAAACTAAAGGTACACTGGGATTTTTGCTTCTACGAACCTGTCCCAAGCACGCAGTACCATATCTGATCCACCACCACGTTCATCCTTCAATCCAAGATGTGAAACAAGGTCCACAATTAAGTGCGGCGCTTCACATGTTGGAGGTATTTGGAATTTGATTGTGACCTATGGCACAGCAGTAAAATTGTAAGCATTGTAGAAAATATACCAATTAATTACTATGGCAAAAATGGAACTTATTGAACTTCAACGATATCAAGAAAAAGTGTTATAATATCCAGCCCAAGAAAAAGCACAAACATCAAAATGAAGGCACCTTCAAAGTATATAATTCTAATAATAGCGCACTCCATATCAAAGATGCCTTGCCAAGCCACACAAAATAGTAAGCTTTTTCTTGTGTGAGCATGCAAAAAGTTCTCGCATATAACCACTGCTTGTGGCACTAATGGCTTCCTAAAGAACATATCTATTTAGCAGATAAAAACAGTTCCAATAATCATATGGAGGTGTTGAATAATTTCCAAGATTGACTCCTTTTCCTGAAACTGAACTTACAATTGCTGTTTATAATAACAGaaatacatataaatatatatatatatatatatatatagattccTTTTATCCATGGAACCAATTGGTATCTAAATCATTCCTCTTCCAGCAAGCTGATAAAGGAAGAACAACACATATAAACATTGGTGAAGGAAGATAAGTGCTTGAGGAAAAAATGCTGTCCCACTCTAGAGAAAATTAGTAGCAGCAGAATAGAATGATATCCCACATAGAAGGCATACTCATTGCAGGATTGAAAAGAAATGGCACTTTCACCTTTTGACCCTTCATGGCTACAGTAAATCTAGGATAGGAGCCATAAAACATTCCTCTACTTTTGAGCAACTCTTCCAATCGAAGTCGTTCTTGCTtaacaattttttccaaatcGGTGTAGCTTGATGGAGATTCTGATGGCAAGGGAACCTCAGGATCAGCCTGCAGAAAGCTAAGCCCACAATAAGAACAATTGAATGTTCTTCTgtcaaaaaaatttcccaagtGAACATGTAAAAAACTGTCTGCATTTTCATAAATTCCACAAAAGTAGGAGAAGACCACTATTTGAGCTATTAAATTGAACAACCAGAAGAACAAAACTACATGAACAGAGAGAGACAGATGGCAGAAAACAAGATGAACcccaagaaaggaaaataataaagacaGAAAAACATTAGCATTGCGAGGAAAAGCTTCAAAGGTATAATCCCCAACCGTATTGGCATCTGCATGAGATATTTGTTGCAGTCCAACTCCTAGGACCCCAGCCAAGATAGTTGACATTACTGGAAATAACCCAGAATATCCTGATACTGTTTCTAAACACAATCCATGAGATGTTTTGGGCTGCATGTTGCATTCGAGAGACTCTGCATGTGCCAACAAGAAGAGTAATTTCAGTCGCAGAAACAAATCTTCCTAGTTCTAATTTCTCATCTTCTAATACACAACTTCAAACTACTAAAGCAGACTTACGAATGAAATTAAGCAATATAAGGATCCAGCACAATATTAGGTAACATAATTAATTAGAGGCACAAGTCTGCCAATAAAAAATGTAATATACTCTAAGATTACTCCAACTACCCATGTCCCAATCATggaaggaaaacaaaataaagcaaaGACACCAAATTATGTAAAGTGGTATCACTTCatcacacccccccccaaaaaaacacacacacactcacaataTGAAATGCTATCATTTTTGAGCCACTTCTGAAAATTTTCTCAAACAAGGAAAAATTTCAGATATGTTTGACCTTAACCCAATTACAAGCCTGCTAgatccctttcttttttccgcccgtgtgggggggggggtgtggggttgGAGGTAAAGGCACAAATAGTacacaataacaacaacaacaacaacaacaacaaggaCAGTAAGTTTTGTTGAGCCTAATGTCATTTGATTCAGATTTAGTTCGATACATGTCATTGCCATAAGGCGCTTCAAGCCTAACGACACAGATGTTAACTCAACCCTCAAACCACCAAGGTTAAAAGGACAATCGTGAACTATTATACATGCTTTAAATAtaatggattttttattttccagaatATATTTTATACAAAAAGGTGCACAGGTAGTACTAGTAGCAATAACAATAATAGGAGTGACTAGAATAACTATATCAACTACACTAATAAGGTTATTTTCAAATCCTATCAAATTGCAAATTTATCTATCAGAGATCATATCTTAAACCATTCAAAGAAAGTGTATgttatataataattaaaatattctttttgCATTTGGATCAAGAATCCATTAACAACGTAATTCCACATAAGAAGCACAAGGGGAGCAGGGGCCCCAACTAATCCAAACACGTCCTATAAGGCATATGCAAGCAAAAAAGACAAAGGTAGCAACCAAATATCTATCATGGTTTGAGAAATATTCAGTAACCCTCTTGGCATACCCTCCAATGGCTGCTTTGCTATTATATGGCCTTTATGGTTCATTTAAGTCCAAATGTAAATTGATCTTAACCTATTCTTGTTCTGGGTTAACTTGTTTTGGAGTTTTAGTAGAATAAATTCAAATTACGAAGCCTTACTTGTAGCCAGACAGTTCGTAGGACAGTGATAGTGCTATAACTGTCAATTTTTATGGACTCAAGTTCACACACTTAACTTAATTCTCATCGCCTTAGAAAGACCTTCTGTATATTAGAATGAATAATAAGatatttcaaaatatttgaGTTCTtaatttattggaaataagATAAAATGAGGGAGAACCATTTCAGATGGCTTTGCTATGTGCAATAAAGAccctctctcaaaaaaaaaaagaaaaaaacgagCCTCCTCCAACCTCATATATCATCTTTTCTACACAAGACTTTCTGCGAAAGGTAACTTAGATAACTAGAgtctttatttcttccaatttcaAGTGCATAACGAAACCTCGTACCTGAATCATACAGTAGGAATCTGATATAATTTAACATCAGCAGATAAGAACAATTGAAGTTTATCAACTATAGAACCACACATGTACAAAATGTAGCAGCTTCATGGTTACTAAATAAACCTCACTTTATTTCAAATCACGAAGAGTTTCCCAAATAAATTAGAGTTATGAGCTTAAAACCATATCAAGAATCATAATATGTCGGTTTTAATCAACTAGGTTCAAATGCCTATGATTGAACTGCGAAATCAAGCAATTCAAACAAATTCATCCAAGTTTATAAAAAATTGAGTTAAAGATGATCGCAAGCAAGCAAACAAAACTTTACAACAGTGAATGacctgaaaaaaaataaatagatatacTTACGGTGATAGAATCGGCTTTGAGAATGTCGAGCTGCAGAAGGTGAAGAAAATGAGGTCAAGGATTTGACAAAGTTGATCGTCCGCCAGGGCTGGCTTGGCCTGAGAATTCGTTTGAGAGTGTTCATTGTCTttctgtatctctctctctctgcactCTAAAAAACTCAAATCTCGGTTTAGAGGAGGGGTTGCCCATATGATTAGCGCCTTAGCGGTTAATGGCGGCAAACGAGTCCGGATTAGCTCCCCGTACGAGGAGCAAGAGCACTCTCTTTTGTACGCTACTCACCCGACGCGTGGAAGAGAAAAGACCTCCTCCGACGCTAATTATTCTTTCAATTTTCCtctcttaacttttttttttaattcctaaaTGGCAGCGTTGTTCCTGCGCCAATCGGGGCAGGACGATTATTTAGCCCCACTTCGTGTCTGGGCATAGGATTATGCACCAACGTTTTGCCATCTCTTCTCCAGAGAGGAAGCGGAGGAGGAGGAAGGACTGACTAGGAAGAAAACCTCAAGAACATGGGTTCCGGTTCTATAatacttaggctccgtttggtatcgttctaaaaaattgtttctggagtttttttattctattagaacgaaaaaatggaatcttctgtttggtgcacttatggtctgtttctgtttttttagaacaaaaagtgaaaaaaaaactgaaaaaatgagattggacggaactccaaaaaaagttccgtcttcccagtttcgtttcgtttgacaaaaaaaaaaatttccaataaaaatctgaaattttaaaataccattttttcgtttaaaacctgcattttgacacagaaactgaaattttcgcttttgacacgaaacggcgtttctagaacagaaacgataccaaacgaaGCCTTACCATAAGACCGTTCGATATCTTAATCTGGACCGTTGATCATACTGACTTTCGTGGTTGAAATCTATagggtaagagagagaaagagtaaaATCGCAGCGCATAgggtgtagagagagagagattttttgaAACCTCGCGATCCGCCGCATAGTCCGCCAAGAGATCCACCGAAGTTAGCAGAGAAATGGAGGGAGTAGGGGCGCGAC from Macadamia integrifolia cultivar HAES 741 chromosome 11, SCU_Mint_v3, whole genome shotgun sequence encodes the following:
- the LOC122092838 gene encoding probable 26S proteasome regulatory subunit 10B isoform X2; translated protein: MNTLKRILRPSQPWRTINFVKSLTSFSSPSAARHSQSRFYHQSLECNMQPKTSHGLCLETVSGYSGLFPVMSTILAGVLGVGLQQISHADANTADPEVPLPSESPSSYTDLEKIVKQERLRLEELLKSRGMFYGSYPRFTVAMKGQKVTIKFQIPPTCEAPHLIVDLVSHLGLKDERGGGSDMVLRAWDSKVAWQITLRRTEKQKEVEGEREVSNDKDEREGDLCILIFQSLISSDNAEIEFIKQGSFSEKELDALVSALKLAGGKMTARSALERRTRGPQNKPYNERTPSAEKSASALEAMGVRIFGLNGSHGVLDNEISWDNIAGYDQQKREIEDIILLALHCPEVYDDIARGTRCKFESNRPRAVLFEGPPGTGKTSCARVIANQAGVPLLYVPLEVVMSKYYGESERLLGNVFSLANELPKGAIIFLDEVDSFAAARGNEMHEATRRILSVLLRQIDGFEQEKRVVVIAATNRKQDLDPALISRFDSMITFGLPDQQNRQKIAAQYAKHLKESELIEFSAVTEGYTFMGYRHTCLCCMLHTLQSTF
- the LOC122092838 gene encoding outer mitochondrial transmembrane helix translocase isoform X1, translated to MNTLKRILRPSQPWRTINFVKSLTSFSSPSAARHSQSRFYHQSLECNMQPKTSHGLCLETVSGYSGLFPVMSTILAGVLGVGLQQISHADANTADPEVPLPSESPSSYTDLEKIVKQERLRLEELLKSRGMFYGSYPRFTVAMKGQKVTIKFQIPPTCEAPHLIVDLVSHLGLKDERGGGSDMVLRAWDSKVAWQITLRRTEKQKEVEGEREVSNDKDEREGDLCILIFQSLISSDNAEIEFIKQGSFSEKELDALVSALKLAGGKMTARSALERRTRGPQNKPYNERTPSAEKSASALEAMGVRIFGLNGSHGVLDNEISWDNIAGYDQQKREIEDIILLALHCPEVYDDIARGTRCKFESNRPRAVLFEGPPGTGKTSCARVIANQAGVPLLYVPLEVVMSKYYGESERLLGNVFSLANELPKGAIIFLDEVDSFAAARGNEMHEATRRILSVLLRQIDGFEQEKRVVVIAATNRKQDLDPALISRFDSMITFGLPDQQNRQKIAAQYAKHLKESELIEFSAVTEGMSGRDIRDICQQAERHWASKIIRGQAPNDAVQVRLPPLEEYIESALNRQKALLSISYQENQNNLPRKKSPLGFE